In Anolis carolinensis isolate JA03-04 chromosome 4, rAnoCar3.1.pri, whole genome shotgun sequence, the genomic window CACCTCATGGTATATAAATATCTGAGTAAAATGTAAGATACATCTACAGAGTGTAGATATGTGGGTACTACTGAAATATATCTGCAAACTGCAGATCAATGAGCCATTTTGTGTAACCACCAATCACCCAGATGGCACACACAtatttattcttatattatttttggaACATTTAAAACACCATTTTTTTCCTGCCGTCTGCTTAAAAACCAACATGATAACTCAGATTGGCTGTAGTTTGTGGCAAGATGGTGGAAATTGTACTGGCTGTAGAGTAGTAAAtaaacaatgaaaaagaaaaatattggcTTTCTGTGTTGCTGCAGGCACCTCCATGTTAAGCTGATTGACAACTGCCGCAACACTCACGTTCCTCTGAATCCACCCTTACAGCTTACATTGCCAAGGCTAGCAAATTGCTACAGCTGGGACTGCATACCCCATGTCAGTTTAATTTTTAATGACAGCCTTTCTACTATACATTCTGAGGAATGCTGAGTTGTTTGCTGTTGTCACTTGCAGTGGGCTTACAAACATCATGAGGGAAATTTCCTCTTGTTGGTTTTGCGTCTTCTCTCTGATCAAGTTCAAGGACCAAGGGCGTTCCTTCTAAGGGGAGTTGGCAGCATCATGTTTTGTAGTGTTCTGGCATGTCTTATCCATTAGCCTTTGGGCTTTGTAAACTTGCTAATGCAGCATATTCCACATTAGATAACAACTTGTTgaaaactggctgaaatttcCCTGCAGCCACtttagtttttttaattaataaaacTGTTATAGGCTTGCAAGAGTGGGCTTTGTAATCCTTGTAGAAATGAGATTCAGAGAAGGAAAAGCCCTGGGCAATGTTTGTCTACAAAACCACATTAATGTCCTCAATCCTGTGCAATAGCATCTCTTTGTTATTAAATCTGCCTCCCATTTGATCCCCATCTTGATACACATAGTGGTGTTGAAATATGACGTTGGAAAccagctgtggaaacccactgagtaatCTTGGccaagttgcactctctcagtGGAATGTTAAAGTGCACCTTCTCCAAATATATTttgacaagaaaaccctgtaactCAAAAATGACTGGAAGGCAGACAAAAACAAGAAATATGCAAACGCTGTCACTGGCTATGTTTTTCTGTAACTAGATTATTCTTTAAAATACATGATTCAACTATTCTCTGTTGAAGAAAATGCCTTTATATTCATGATCCAGATGGGTTTAATCCCCCTGCTCTTTAAAAATCAGCAAAGTATAGCATCAGTTAGAGACAATTTAATATCTTTAAGATGCagtcaaattcatcctgaaatgGTAGGAATTAAAATGAAACTGACAGTTCTTGTTTAAGCACCTGTCTAGTGGGCACTGGGCAGGGATATGGTTTCTGTTCCCTGGTGTTGTAACCTGTTCTAGCTGATTACTCATCCAAACTGGAAAGATTTAAGTTGAGAGCATCATCTACATATTCGGGATGGATGGAGTCTCAATGAAATGACAAGAAATCCGTTAGAAATGTTTGCGGAAAAATATATGAATGGGATATATGTGCAGatattactttatttttgtctctttctctgtgttttgAATAAAACAAGATGTCTCTGGGCTAAAGATTAACCCAATCTTGAAGTAGCTATCTTCTTCCTTTAAAAATGATCTGTGGTTTTCCACATCTggccaatagtagtagtagtagtaacaacaacaacaacaacaacaacaacaacaacagcagcagtaatGCCAGTTCTGCTAGAGGTCTAGTGCTGTACTACAAAAAAGTGGCCTGTCGCAAGTGCTTTGGCCGTCAGTTTCCCAACCTGGAAAAAGGGATGTGGAATATGGCACTGCCAAGTGATGACTTTGTTTCTGAAGTCCGAGCTCtacctttaaaaaaaccaaaaaaaaaaaaaaaccaaacctctAACCTTGGGCAGAATTTAGTAATGCCTGATGCAACAGATATGTACATTCAGAACTAAAGAATTTTGTACCATTATTTTAATCATCAAAACTACCATAcaaaataaacttctggttgttcCAAGCATTCTTCACTTTAGCAGTATAATTTAGAGcttcacaggaacagaaagtcatTTTGTTGCTGATGTGAAATACTGGAAATAAGAAATTCTTGCAAATCTATTGTAGGTACTTACCAGCAGATTGGagtgtggtgtttttttttttttttttggctctgaagatgttttgctttatatttcCATCAGCATGCCTTATGATGTGAAATATTGTTCAAAGCTACAATGAGCATCACCCAGTATGGATTGTGTGGATTGTACACCAAATATTCCTCACGCTTACCATAGACCTTCTTTTCACCCATACCTTAACTAGTAGACCAGAAGAGGGCAACTTGTGGTGTTGGATAGGTTTTGGAATGCATTCCCATAATCCATCACTATTGGTAATGCTGCCTTAAAGTGGATTGatgttgcaatccaacaatatatAAGTACTGTATTACATATTCCAAAATGCCACCATAGGCAAAAGAATGGCTGATTCAGCCCTGGGCAAGTTCTTCAATTTCTCCTAGCATATCCAGTTGATGTCAATGGCTCTGATGGGAGCACCTGATTAGTCACCAGCTATTTCCTAGTATGGTATTCACCTCAGAGACATTGGACCTTGATTACAAAGATGGGAGAGGTTTATATTTTGGAATACAATTCCAAAATTTCATATTGGCTGATAGATTCTAGGAGTTTTAGCACAGAGAGGAACTGACCTATGCCCTATTCTTCCTCTCTCTGGTATCATACCTGCTGTGAAGGGTATGGAAGTTTCCTTCCTGGCATGTCATTACCATTGCTGCACTTTTGATTCTGTGGAACCAAGGAAGAGGATGTCTGGAGGAAAAGCATGCTGTACACACATATAATTCATTTGCAGTTTTAATTGGCTTATCAGAGACAAAGAGGCGATGACAGAGTTAGAAAATGGAATATTTATcctcttccccctttcctcaaCCCTTGGCCCACTCCACTTGGTTTGGTCTCCCGGGATGATTTGATTTATGCAGTATGGAGATCAGCCACTTCCAACCAAAGAAATCTGTATTCTTTGAAACTTTCTTGCATCAAAGATGATCCCCCCATATCCTCCCCCCACAGCCACCATCTAGCTGAAGCAATGCTGACCTAGCATAAAGCTTTCTTGCtatggtttttttctttcttacttactttctttcatttttttttacaaaaaacaacaacagaaaagcagGTTTTTCTTCACCTCCCTCctcatttttaaacattattcACAAAAGTTTACAAAATAGCCTTGAAATTAAGCTTCTGGGTTGAAATCCAATCCATGTCTGCTAATTGATGTTGCTAATTGAATCAAAGATGCATTCCTTGGTTTGAGGATCACTGCTATTTGATTCCCGAGTCTGATAAGATTGCCTTCCCTTCAGATATGCCTCTTTTGAGGTGGTCCTCAGGAAGAAAACCACACAGTTTGCCAGAAGAAGCAGACTGGGTTCGGTTTAAGATCTTGATGGCaatacacatgtacacacaaaGAAACCCCCAGAGGGAAGGCCTTTTTGTATTTCCAAAGGACCAGACGTTTGCTGAGCAAAATGTATATTTGTAACAGAATGTTGCCACAGGATCCATGGGTTGAGTATGAGGAGAAGGACTTTGAGATACAAGGCTTGGAGCTCTCCGCTCATGCTATCTACTTGGGATGCTGCCTGTTTTTGTAAGAACTTCCTTTTCATAAAAATGGATTGTCTTTCTTGGCATAAAGGATAATGTTTGGCCAAACTGGTGATTTGGGTGGATAAGAGATACACTAGGCCTTTGTAGTCTGCAtcctccatgttttttttttgtggttgaCCATGTTCCCCCCTTTAtatttggtatttttttttaaaaaatcctccagATCTTGTCCACTCTCCTGGGGGGAAATATCAACCAACACGTTTCAAGAGTCCAGTGGTGTTGCTTGTACTTCCACAGCTAAGAGAGTCTCACCCTTTCTTCCTTGATCCCAGTGTTTGAGATAAGTTGGATACACAACCCGAACTGAGGATGAGCTTGTTTTCCATGATTTGCAGGGCCCCTGGCTCCCACCTTGTGGCTTGAAAGAGCCCAAGCCATAGTTGCCTATAAGGCTAACAGTCAGCAGCAAAAGACAAAGAGACAGGACTATTAGAACACCCTGCCTCCTTTCCAAGTGCTGGTATGGTACCTCTTTAGTCCTGGCATTGACACAGGCTACCTTGCTTTGCAAGTCTACAAAAGCTACGTGAAGGCAAGCCCAGTATTCTGTACTGTGGTGCAGCCGTGTGATGTTGTACATATGAGTGCCTGTGGGAATCCGGGCCACATTTGTCATGTCCAAACTAGGATCAAAGCTGGACCATGTGAGGTTAGAAGAAACTGTGTTGAGATGAGGTCTCCAGGTAACCAGAATGTGGTAGGCCTGGACTTCCTTCACTAACAGCTCAAGCCTGTCCTCACTGACAGGAAAAGAATTGTTGACCATTAGGCTGATGCTCTTGGTGTCAGCACCTATGAGATTTTGAGCCATACACGTGTAGAGCCCAGCCTCTTGCACTGTAATTTTGTGGATCTCCAATGTTCCCTCAGGGTACACTCTATATTTGCCATCTTCTGAATAGGGCATCAGCTTGAAGCCTGATGGGGTGACCCAATATATTTCTGGTTCTGGTTCAGCTAGAGCCCTGCAGTGGAGAGACAGATCATCACCATCCATTACCTCTAAATGAGAAGGAAAACTTTTGTCAGAGATGAGGGGCAGACACCTATCAGCCATTTCCCTGAAAGGGACATCCCGGATATGCTTTGTCTTTAGATCTGGAGGTTCAGCGCATAATGTAGATTGTGGCTCAATGAATCTTATGCGATTTTCAGTACTATTGACCCAACGGATGACACAGTCACAGCggattggattgctgtgaatGCTGATTTCCTGCAGATTGGGGAGGGATTCTAGTGTCTGCTTATGTAAAGCACTGAGGGCATTATTGTTGAGCATAAGGGTCTCCATCTGGGGCAGGTGGTGGAAAGCACTGGAGTGGATATAAGACAGTTTAGGATTATTGGTCACATCCAGTTTTGTCAATTCAGGCAGGTTGATCAAGGCAAACTTGTCAATGGAAACCAGCTCCTCCATATTATTGAGTCCCAATTCCTTGAGGTGCAACATGTTGGTGAAGTCACTTTGCTTAATCCTCTGAAGTGGGTTTTTGTTAAGATCCAAGAATTTAAGACCAGGAACCTGCTGCAGTGCTCGCTTAGGGACATTGACCAGCTTGTTGTCATAGAAAGACAAGCTCTCCAGACTTTTTAGGCCTACTAATGCATAATCTGAAATCTCCTTAAGGTACATTCCAGCCAGAACAAGGCTCCTCAGATTTGATAGAGATCGGAAATTCATATCCAAAATGGCATCCACTTTGTTGCCTCCAATCATGAGAATCTCCAGACTGGGCAGAAATTGAAACCAGCGGTTGTCAACTGTTCTTAAGAAATTGGAGTTCAGATGGAGTCGAAGCAGGTTTACAAGGCCTGCAAAAGCTTGAGGTGAGATCCTACGTATTTGATTGTGGTTAAGATAAAGCTCTTGGAGATTGGCCAGGCCTGTGAAGCTGTTATCAGGCAGTTCAGTCAGCTGATTCTCTTCCAGGTGAAGACTCAGCAGCTGAGGCATGTTCTTCaggctgaaatccaaaatgtcaGAGAAGCTGTTTTGTGACAGATCTAGCTCTGTCAGGTTTCTCAGATAATCCAACTCACTTTGCTCAACCCTGACAATATTGTTGCTTTGCAAGAGAAGGATTTGTGTCCCCTCTGGCAAGTTTTCAGGCACTGTGGAGATGAACAAATCATTACAGTCAACTGTGGTTGCTTCTCTGTATGCAGACCTGGGTGTGTACCATGGCCTGATCTGGCAGGCGCACTGCAGTGGGCATCTGACCTTCCAGGGCACAACAGGAATTGCAGCAGTGGTTGCCATACAGATGAGAAGCAAGTTCAGTTGGAAGTGTCTCATTTTTAACTGCCAAGTCCAACTTCCATGCAAAGTCAAAGCCTTTACAGGACACATTTGGAACTCAACATGGACAAAGTACAGAGAAGGGTAAGACAGACAGCAAGCAGCCCCTTGCCCTGCCACCCTTAGATGCTTCTACAGTTGCTAAGAGAATGTGTTGTGCTGCAGTAGGAGGGTTCCTCAGCTGAAAAGGTCATAATGAGTCAAGCAGCATTACTTTGTCTGTTCAgagctcctccttttctttctccataGGTGATTTATTCTTTCTCTTGCTTTCATTGTCAAAGCTGCCTCTTAAGGTTTCACCTGAAAAAGATGAAACAAAGAATTTTGGGTGAGAAAACATACAGGTCAAAGCATAGCGGGACAGCATTACAGATGCCTTAGAGTTCATGACCACAGAGCTCAGGTCTGGTAGGACTTCTGTTATGCCTTTACATTGTGTGACAACTGCTCCAATACATTTGGCCAAAGAAGCATCCGGTCTTTGGAAACATTTCGGTCTTACTCCTTACTCTGTTCACTCATGGACATTACAAATGAAATTGAAGTCTTAAGAAATAATTTTCAGGCACCATAGTCTACAAATCAATACTATTAGATCCCACTGCAGAAAGTGAAAAAGAACTGAACAGTCAGCTGAACAAAAGTAATATGCAGCAATTGGGAATCCTGTCTTCCATGAATGCTCTAATCCCTTTTTGAAGTTATTCAAGTCAGTGGCAAGTCACTGTATcttatggagcccctgatggcgtagtgggttaaagccttgtgatttgaaggttgggttgctgacctgaaagctgccatgttcgaatccaacccggggagagtgtggatgagctccctctatcagctccagctccatgcaggaacatgagagaagccccccacaaggatggtaaaaacatcaagacatctgggcgtcccctgggcaacgtccttgcagacggccaattctctcacaccagaagcaacttgcagtttctcaagtcgctcctgatgtgaaaaaacaacaaccctgtatcTTATGGAAGTGAATTCTATGGTTTACTCTTGTGTGTTCAGAATTTATGAACATTTACATCCACTGGGTGACCCCTTATGAGAGAGGCAGAAAAATGTTCCTCATCTACTTTTTCTTCATTGTGCATTAATATATAGACCTCTATCATATTTAGCTTTCCCCTATCAGCTAAACAGATTGAAATATTAACATCTTTTCCCAAAAGGTAACTGCTCTAGTCCCTTGATCATTCAGCTGTACTTCCTCTCACCTTTCCTAGCTCTTTGAGGTTTGGTGATGAGAACTGTGTACAGCATTCTAATATGCAGAAAAAGGCAAGAAGGGAGCAGGCCCAATAATTGGCTGTCTCACATAGAATACTGCTTCAAATGGTTTCAGAGATAGTACAATCTATATAGCTATACGTATGCTTAAGGCTAAATTTCTGTATACATTTGGTTCTTGATATGCATGAAGGCAATCATTCACATCTTGAAAATATCCATCCCCCTGCCCCAAAAGCaagccttaattttgccatttggccataatggaacttgagcactCATGGTTTTTGATATCTAtatggggtcctggaaccaaacctctgtGGATATAAAGGACTCACTGTATATGAGTCTAAAAAGAGACCAATGAGTGCATGATTCAGTGAGAAGCCCTGGACGTTTAGGTATTGGGGGAATGTTAATTCAGATCTTGATAGTCCCCCTCCCCTTTAAAAATGGTTGTTAAACTGAAAAGTAGGCTAAGCATGGGGGCAAATAACTGTTGTGCTTGATCACTGCATTAGTTCAGAAATAACACAAAATGATATTAAAGTAGAATCCAAACATGCAGGCAGGTCGTTGAATGGAATTGTGTCTCTAACTTTACTATCTATCTCCTTTGCAGCACTGGATGCATCTGATGTGGGGCACGGGTTGACAGTTTCCCCCATTGCCCACTGGATTCACCACGCTACCTGACAAATCCCCCTACTATCGCCTGCTCTTTGgacctcaatatgatgaggtcctaagtgtcTTTTATCATACTTTCCTGGAATGTCTAAATGGAAAGAATAGTAAAAAATGTATAAGTAGTATCTTAAATTTGAAAAATCTCTTGCAGACTCTAGTGAAATCTAGGCGTAGTTGATTTGTAGACCATAAAGGAAGGAATAATACACATAAATAATACACATTGCCTCAGCTACTGAGAAGATTTGCCCGTATAAATGTTCATGTATATGTGTTCATGCTCTCACACAGATGCACCTTGCTGAAATACAGATAATAGAGAAGGGTTCTATAGGCAGCCTCATAGGTTAATGTAGtctgagagagagatagagagagggaggtggggacacacacacacactggaattCTTGCATAACACATTCctggagaaggaaggcagaatGAGCCTGATGTAAAATGACTCTTCCCCATTTTCTAATCCACATTAATGACCTTCACAAGAGACACATTCCAGGCACAAATGAGCCCTTAGTTTCACTTGTGAATAGGCTGTAAAACTCATGTGGGGATTATTGCTGGCTGCTTCAATGTGTTAATACTGTTATCTGCTGGCAGCAGTCTTTGAGTTAGAAAATACTGTCCAGACAAAATCAGGCATGAACTACATGCAGTAGAGCTGGTTGGGGAGATGGGCCCTGAGAAAATGAATGGTTCCTGTCCTGGGACTGGGAAGGCAGGAGGCTGGTGAGCCGTGTCAGCTTCCTGACCTTGATATTTCATCTTCAGTTGTCTAGGGACTCTTTCACACTTCTGAATTATAGTGCTGTAATTAACCATTTTAACTACAATGGTTCCAATCTATTGAATCCTGGATTTGCAGGGTGCTGTTGTTGATAATGATGACGATCATGTGTGCCTTTTTTTTGACATATagcgaccctaaggtgaacccatcaCAAGTTTTCTTAACAAAATTTGgtttttgcctttgtcttcctctgaggctgagagaatgtgtctTGACCAAGGTCAATCAGTGGGCTTCTATGACTGAGTAGAGAGTCAAAccatggtcttcagagtcatagtccagtgtttaaaccactacaccacgctAGCTCTGTTTGCAGTTTATAGTCACAGGTATTTAGCATTCTCAGTCAGAGAACTGTAGTGCCTCACTAAGCTGTAGACCCAGGTTCGCATAGGTTGTGGCCATGACAGAGTGAAATCTACACtagaattgtgtagtgtgaaaatgcCCCAGGCCATTGCCTCTATTATAGCCTCAGGACAGAGCTGTGAAATATGTCTAGGGAAGTTGACTGTCCTCAGCTGTGGTGGGAAACTCTAGCCTGCCCTTCTGGTTGAAATAAAGTTCAACTGCTGCAATAAGGAAGAGGTGAGTAATTTGTCTTTCCCATGAAGCAACCAGACATTTTAGATGACTCCTCAATAACAGAGGTGCATGAATGTTACTATAAAGTCATATACTTCCAGGATCCCACCCAAGAGCCTGTGTCCATTTTGTTTGTTCAAAAATGAGAACTGTGATTCTTGAAGCCTTTGGGAACCATGATTTGCCTTTAAAATGAAGTGAGCTCCCACttagaaaattgtattttttaaaacaaaatacacacacataacaACAACTTAGGAATGTTGTTTTCCAAACTGGCATTTGGGATTTATGTGGAGGGGCTGTTCTGTTGCCTGGAGTTCATCCAGCCAGTAAAATGGCTCTTAAAACCCTGGAACATGCCACTCTCAGCTTTAGaagtagatagatatatatacatgcacagaTGTAGAAAACTAGCATATCAAGGAAAAACCCGATGGATAGCCTATTACCCTGAAATTGGGGTGTTGATGGTTGTGCAAAATATTCTACTATATAACACCTAGCATGGTCATACTGAAGATAATAATCTTCAGTTTTATTGAGATACTGTGCCCCAGATTACTTTCTTGccttaaagaaagaagaaaaagaagaaaaactaaaTTTAAAGAAGGAAATTTATTGTTATGTCGTGTCCTAATAGATttatggaagaaaaaaaacacttcatagagtgagaaaagaaaaatgaaggttCGTCATGAAGAATGAAAAAATCAATATAACCCATCCTTTCTTCAGTGCAGTTCCTATGGGAGATTGTATAATAAAAACCAAAGACCTTGCAGAAAGCAGAGGCATAAATGCAAAGGATCAATTTTGGTGCATGCACCACAGCAAAGCAATAGCATATAATCTTTACTCAGACACTCCTTAAAAGAAAGTTGTATGTGAGTGTGGGTATGTGAATGAACACATTATATTTAATGACAATAGACCCTGGAAAATCATGGCCTTGTACACCGAGAGTGTATGATATGCGACAAGTCACATGCTTAAGCTTATTTATAATTGATAGTTTTGTTTTGCTTATCATAATCTGATTTTGATTTTGACTTTTGGCCTTTTTAAATATACATGGGGTAACTAAGGAGAAGTACTCAAAAAACTTGTTAAAAATACAAACCATTAAAAGGAAAAGAGCAAATAGAAAATCCAGCACATTAGGCAAGCTTTTTTCCCTTTGGCCTATCCAAGAGAAAAGGAAGTATCTGTTTGCCTGTAGAAAGATAGCAAAGATAGTACCATTTTAACTTTGCTGGGAAGAGAGTTTGAGAGGTGTgaagacagagagaaggccctctccagaAGACCTCCAAACACAGTCAAGTTCCTATGGGAGGATATATGCTTTCTAATAATCTTGACCTGAGCATTATAGGGTcataaaggtcataaccagtacTTTAGATTTTGTCAGGAAACAAGCAGTCAATACAGCTGTGGCAACAAAGGAATTGTGTGTTCCTTGGAATCACCAAAGCTTGGAGCAATGTATTATATGTAAACAGATGTAGACTATGTTATTGTAGAGGTAACAAGAGCCTAACAATATTCTTTTTCTGATATAATCTAATAACAAATGACATCATAAATTTTTGGTATACCAAAATATGTTACTTCTAAAACAGGACTTATCTTGTAGGGCTTTGGGCTATTTTATCttttgaaataatttaaaattaacatattatcaaaatattaCTAGCACCTTACTCATAAAACAACATGCAACAACAATAAATGAGCTGCTTTGAAAAACAGTCAACATCAAACCTAGCTTTGAAAATAACTTTCCAAGATCTGATGTTTTCATTTGGGATTAGAAGCGTGAAATGTGATGAAAGACATCATCAAAACATAATGCATAAATTAGATGTGGTATTTATTCTCAAGGTACATGGAGAAACAATTTGGgacctcatttttaaaataaaaaggctaACCTGTGGTTGTAAAATTCAAAGACATCACTGTATTTGTCTGGACAAGTATGCAAGAAGATTTTATAGCACCtttgaaatgaaaggaaagaaagaagtttATAGCATAAGCTTTCCTAGACCAAAGTGTATGAAAATTTATGCTACctacttctttctctcttttagtCTCCGAAGAGCTACATTTTTATGGTCATTCTAATGATTAgtcattattttccttttttaaaaatggagatgttTCCAAGCAAGGATCTGACCATTAGAGCTCTAAGATGTCCTTCCTAAGGAGGCCAGTTTGGTTTCCTGGTTGCTCTCCTTCCATCAGCtgcctttttgaaaaacaagttcAAGGGCTTTGAATAAAGAGTTGTTCATCATCGCCATTGCCATTAATATCATCATCCttcaatgtatattttaaaatgtttataaattTTACTGGGTTTATCCACACTACATATTTATTGCCATTTGATACTACTTCAGCTACTATGGTTCCACTGTATCAATTCCTAGTATTTATAGTTTAGTAAGGTCCTCAGAATCCTCTAGTCCAGTCCCCTGATCTGTAAGATTAGAGCTCTTTGAAACAGAACTCTAACCCACAAATCCAAGAATCCAGAGAATTGAGTCATGGatgttaaaatggggtcaaaccaTTATAATTATACAGAGTGAACACAATCTGTGTTTCCATATTTTATCtacttgtatttttatttgtggttgcTTTAATTGCTATAAACCCTCCTGAATCTCATTCttgggaaaaaggcaggatatgaatGAATGAGCGAATGATAACAGTATaggccagtgcttctcaacctggggtccccatatgtttttggcctacaactcccagaaatcccagccagtttaccagctgttaggatttctgggagttgaagtccaaaaac contains:
- the lrrn2 gene encoding leucine-rich repeat neuronal protein 2, encoding MCPVKALTLHGSWTWQLKMRHFQLNLLLICMATTAAIPVVPWKVRCPLQCACQIRPWYTPRSAYREATTVDCNDLFISTVPENLPEGTQILLLQSNNIVRVEQSELDYLRNLTELDLSQNSFSDILDFSLKNMPQLLSLHLEENQLTELPDNSFTGLANLQELYLNHNQIRRISPQAFAGLVNLLRLHLNSNFLRTVDNRWFQFLPSLEILMIGGNKVDAILDMNFRSLSNLRSLVLAGMYLKEISDYALVGLKSLESLSFYDNKLVNVPKRALQQVPGLKFLDLNKNPLQRIKQSDFTNMLHLKELGLNNMEELVSIDKFALINLPELTKLDVTNNPKLSYIHSSAFHHLPQMETLMLNNNALSALHKQTLESLPNLQEISIHSNPIRCDCVIRWVNSTENRIRFIEPQSTLCAEPPDLKTKHIRDVPFREMADRCLPLISDKSFPSHLEVMDGDDLSLHCRALAEPEPEIYWVTPSGFKLMPYSEDGKYRVYPEGTLEIHKITVQEAGLYTCMAQNLIGADTKSISLMVNNSFPVSEDRLELLVKEVQAYHILVTWRPHLNTVSSNLTWSSFDPSLDMTNVARIPTGTHMYNITRLHHSTEYWACLHVAFVDLQSKVACVNARTKEVPYQHLERRQGVLIVLSLCLLLLTVSLIGNYGLGSFKPQGGSQGPCKSWKTSSSSVRVVYPTYLKHWDQGRKGETLLAVEVQATPLDS